The Candidatus Nitrosopumilus sp. SW genomic sequence TGGATTGGAAAACGAAAAATGACTGCATCAAAATCTATGGGTGACAAAATGACTAAAGTGTTAGAAAAAAATCAAGAAATTGTTTCTAAAAAAACAGGTCTTGATGCATTCATCTAATTTTGGTATTGTTTTTTAATTTCTTGTAAAATTAATTGTTTTTTCTGAATAATTTTGTTTTTCATTCCTGATTCTAAATGATGAGTGCTGGAACCTTTTGCTGCAAGTAGATTTTCCAATCTGATTTCAAATTGGTTTTCTAGAAAGTTTATTGTTCCTTCAAAACCCCCTTCTATTTCTAAACTCTCAAATGCGTCTCTTGCAAGATTTGTAATTGATTTATCCAAATATGTCAAAACTTCTTCAATTGTTTTCTCTGTAAGTATTGCCATGTCTATATGTACGCATGATATTCATGTTTATTTTATTTTGGTTTGTAAGAGTCAAAGTTGAAACTCTTCGTTTAAAATCTAAAATAGTTATCCGAACCTTTTGATGATGTGGTATCCAAATTCTGATTTTACTGGTTCCGATGTTTCTCCGACTTGGAGTTTAAATGCTGCATCTTCAAACGGTTTTACCATCATGCCTTTTGTAAAATATCCTAAATTCCCATCTTTTTTGGCACTACCTGAATCAATGGATAATTCTTTTGCTAATTTTCCAAATTTTTCACCGTTCTTTAATTTCTCCATTATTGCAAGTGCTTCGCTTTGTTTTGAGACAAGAATATGTGAACATTTGATCTTATTACTCATTTACATTTTTGAATTATGAGGCGTCTTTATTTGTTTAGAGCCTGAACTGAAATAAGGAGACTGCTGCTTATTTTGCATCTCATTTAATTCCCAAAACAGTCTACGCACCTTTACAGACTTATTTTGAATCCTGCTTGTTCTCAAAAAAGCAACTATTCTTTATGGATTCAGTTTTCATTCTTGAAATAGAACAGGCTTAATTTGTTAGAAATTAATGATCAATTATTTTAATGGGTATTATTATGATAACATATGAAAACTATTCTGATTTTTGCTCTTTTAGCTTTGACTATTGGAATTGCATTTGAGGATGTTTATGCACAAACTGTTCCTGAACCCGAACCTGAACCCGAACCTGAGCCATCTGATGTTATTCCTCCTGTTGTAACTGTTCCTGAGGACTTTATTGTTGCTGCTAAGGATATTACTGGCGCATATGTTGTATTTGATGGTGTTAGTGCTACTGATGACATAGATGGTGATATTGTTCCTGTATGTACTCCTAATTCTGGCGATTTCTTTTGGTTTGGAATGAATACTGTAATCTGTACTGCTATTGATAATGCAGGAAATAAGGGTCAAGCTTCTTTTACTGTAACTGTTGCAGATCTAGTTCCTCCAACTGTAAACGTTCCTGAAAATATTGTACTGGAATCAACAATTACCAGTGATCTAATTGTTACATTTGATACCGATGTTAGTGCTACTGATGACCTAGATGTAGTTGATCCTATTGTTGACTGTACTCCTCAATCCGGCAGTGAATTTATCATAG encodes the following:
- a CDS encoding peptidylprolyl isomerase, which produces MSNKIKCSHILVSKQSEALAIMEKLKNGEKFGKLAKELSIDSGSAKKDGNLGYFTKGMMVKPFEDAAFKLQVGETSEPVKSEFGYHIIKRFG